In Epilithonimonas zeae, the DNA window ATTTCGATTTAAATTTTAAGTTTGTAATAATTAAAAATTGTATTTCAGAGTTACCACGAAGTTTCTTCCCGGCTCGTACATATAATATCTAAGCCTGTTCAGATATTCTCGATACTCTGTGTTAAATAAGTTGTTGATTCTGAAATTGACATTCAGATGTTTGAATAAGTTGGCGCCCAATGTCGCATTGAAACTTGTATAGGCTGCAGGCGGCGTACTGAAATCGACAATCTCACTTCTCTCCACACCATCTTTTATAAAAGTAACAGGAAGATTGGCAATCGGATAACGTTTCTGCCTGAACACATTGTCATTTTCTAATGTTATATAGAATTGAGACGGCTTGTGCAGCATAATTTCAATTGAGTTTCTGTTTCTCGCCGGCATCATCAGAATCAATGGCTGATTGTTCGTTAGGTCATCGCCTCTCAAAACGCTGTAACCTGATTTCCATTTCAGATTATCCAAAATTGACAGTTCTGCATCCATATCCACACCTAGCACTCTTGCTTTAACTTGCTGATAAGATTCTACAGGGAAAACGCCTCTGTTGGTGTTCAAAACACCCGTCGGAATTTGATTAATAAAACTATCAGAATACATCAGATAAGGATTCGCTTCGATATGAAGACCTTTCAAGACATCAAACTGACCTGCCAAAGAAAGATTCACGTTGTTAATCGTTTCTTTTTTGATACTCAGATTCCCTTCCTCCATTATGGCTGCAGAGTGATGTAATCCGTCCGCAAAAAGTTCCGCAGGATTCGGCGTTCTTTCCGCTCTCGAAAGATTGAGTTTGAATTCAAAATCTTGAGTTGGTTTATAATTCAGACCGACATTGGCAGAGAGGTTATGATAATCCAGAATCGGTCTTGTCAGAATTCGGCTTCCGGATTCGCTTACAAAGAATTCCGAAAATTGGTTGGCATAGTTATCATTCCATTTATCAGAATCATAATATTTGTACGCATCATATCGGCTGAAGTCATATCTCACTGCAGCTTCTGCATTCAATTTTGAACTGAATCTATATTTGAAAATTGAAAATGCGCCGGCGTCATATCGGTAATAATCCGGAATCAGACGTCTTGCTTTGGTTGCTGGGTCCGGGAAATTATCCTGAAAATTTCCTGAAATTCCACTTTCTAAACTCCAGTTCAAACGCTCAATCAAATGAACCAAACTGGCAGAATGCGTAATTAACCTCAAGTCCATTGATGGAACATTAAATAATTCTCCTCGTCTGATATCAAATTCCTTTCTTCGGTTATACTGAAAGCTGTATTGAAAAGTCAGTTTCCCAAAATCGGCGAAACGTTTGTAAGCGGAAACTTTAGCAATATGATGCGCAACTTCCTGCTTAGGATTATCAATATCGTAACTGAAGTTATCCAAAAAATAAGGTTGCCCAAAATTCACAGCATTGTAGAAATCCTCCGGGCTCGACAAATGCGCCCCTTTGTAAATCCCGAATTCCTGATTGGTTCCGCTGTAAGAAACATCAAACCCTTGTAGAAAACTATGTTTCCCGAAAGAGAAATTAAAAGAATTAAACTCCTGACCCGTATTCTGCAATGTATGATGTGGAATATATTGGTCACCTGTTTTTCTGTAAGTTCCACCAGCTTTTATAAACCAATCATTTTCCCAGGATTTAAGGACTGTAGCGCC includes these proteins:
- a CDS encoding TonB-dependent receptor, with product MKHIINLMLVFFGLSLVTAQSYSVEGTVQDFHDKTMLENAVVTLGNSTTKTDKKGRFSFSSISAGSYQLVAKHPLCDDYTENVKVDRDLHLAITLEHHSNEIQGVTLHGSHKTKSSVIMSTLDKTEIERNSTENLGNLLSRITGVSALKTGNNITKPVIRGLYGSRISILNNGVKMAEQEWGVEHAPNVDVNDFEHIDVVKGASALKYGNEGVGGVVVLEPAILPKKDTIMGNIRLSGISNGRGGELGATVLKSWENDWFIKAGGTYRKTGDQYIPHHTLQNTGQEFNSFNFSFGKHSFLQGFDVSYSGTNQEFGIYKGAHLSSPEDFYNAVNFGQPYFLDNFSYDIDNPKQEVAHHIAKVSAYKRFADFGKLTFQYSFQYNRRKEFDIRRGELFNVPSMDLRLITHSASLVHLIERLNWSLESGISGNFQDNFPDPATKARRLIPDYYRYDAGAFSIFKYRFSSKLNAEAAVRYDFSRYDAYKYYDSDKWNDNYANQFSEFFVSESGSRILTRPILDYHNLSANVGLNYKPTQDFEFKLNLSRAERTPNPAELFADGLHHSAAIMEEGNLSIKKETINNVNLSLAGQFDVLKGLHIEANPYLMYSDSFINQIPTGVLNTNRGVFPVESYQQVKARVLGVDMDAELSILDNLKWKSGYSVLRGDDLTNNQPLILMMPARNRNSIEIMLHKPSQFYITLENDNVFRQKRYPIANLPVTFIKDGVERSEIVDFSTPPAAYTSFNATLGANLFKHLNVNFRINNLFNTEYREYLNRLRYYMYEPGRNFVVTLKYNF